The Candidatus Edwardsbacteria bacterium genome includes the window CCTCGGCCAAAAGCCCGGCCCGCACCGCCAACTTTTTGATGCTGCGGGACCAGATCGAAAAGGTGCTGGCCACCCTGTCCAAGCGGGAGGAGTCCATCATTCGCCTGCGGTTCGGCCTCAACGACGGCTGCCCCCGGACCCTGGAGGAGGTGGGGGCCATCTTCAACGTCACCCGTGAGAGGGTGCGCCAGATAGAGGTCAAAGCCCTTAGGAAACTGCGCCATCCCTCCCGCAGCAAGCGGCTGGAGGGCTTCTCCGACGTGATCTGATCCTATGAATATTTAATACAATCTTAATTGACAGGGGCATGGTTTTGTGTTATAAATAGGCGGTAGCCAAAGAAGGCTACCGCCTACTATTTTGGTCCAAAGAATAAGGTAAAATGAAAAAATTACTGATAGCTGTAGCTATTATATCAACGGCATTTAGTTCCGTATCAGCAGTCGAACTTTTCCCCGGAGTGACGGGCCGTCCGCTGATAGATTCCTTGCGGAAATATTATAAAACGGCCACGGTATTAGGATACGATGGCGCCCGGGATAAGATGTACGGGGAGATAGATATTCAGGAGGACAGCCTTACCTGTGTCTATACGGGCTTTACCATGCATGGTGGTCCTACGGCTGATCCTACCGCTTGGGCGTATGATAACGCTGCCGGAATAAATTGCGAACATACTTGGGCGCAGTTTTATCTTGACTCCACCAAGACCGAATCTGATATGCACCATTTGTTCCCTACGGAATGCGATGTCAATTCTTCTCGCGGAAATTTGCCCTTTGGGGAGAGCATCGACAATCAGACTACCGAATGGTATCGTTACGAGGATGTATTAACCAGCATTCCCGGCTCCAATATTAACGAATATAGTGAGCGCTTGGTCAATGTAAAATTTGAGGCTAGAGAAATTCAAAAAGGCAATACTGCCCGGGCCATGTTCTACGTGCTGACCATGTACCAGTTGGGCGACACCTCGGATGCCTGGTGGACCGGCCAGAAGTACGACCTGCGGAACTGGCATACTATAGATCCCTCCGATTCCACCGAGAAGAGCCGGACCTGGAAGATCGCCGCCTATCAGCAGAACAAGCCCAACCCCTTCGTGATCGACAGCTCCCTGGTGGATCGTTGTTATTTCCCGGAATACTGGAACACCAGCGTTTATTTCGCTTCTGTTGCAATCACCAAGACCGAAGGCGACGCTCCCTTTAACATCGCCGTGTCCATTGCCATTCCCAGCGCCGGCAGCGCCACCTCTGTCCAGGTGGTGCTTACCGGAGGAACCGGCACGGTGGCGGACATCAACGATTACACCACCCAAACCCTGACCTTTCCGGCCGGCTCATCGGCCAATCAAAACGCCGTCATTACCATCACCGATGACGCCTTGGTGGAAGGCACCGAGACCCTGATCTTTAAACTGCGCAATGTCTCCGGCGGGACCAGCGCCGCCATCGGCGCCGACAGCGTCTTCATCCTGACCCTGGGCGACAATGACGATGTCACGGCCCCGGTGATCACCTCCGGCCCGACGGTCACCGGCATCACTTCGTCTACGGCCACAATCAGCTGGACCACAGACGAGGCCTCCAATTCCTGGGTTTACTACGGCCTGACCACATCGTATAGCGATACCGCCAAGAATGAAAGCGACGTCACTAACCATTCCGTCGGCCTATCCGGGCTGTCGGCCTCCACCAACTATCACTACAAAGTGTCGTCCACCGATCCCATGAACAACGGGCCTACCTATTCCGGGGACAATACATTCACCACAACAGCTACCGGTGGTTATACGGTAGTGATCAGCGAGGTCAACGAACAGCGGTCTTCTTTGACGGGCTTTTCCAATGAATATGTTGAACTATTCAATAATACAGCTTCGGCTATCAATTTGAACAGTTGGACTTTAAGGCAATATAATTCGACATTAACCACTACTTTTACGTCATCTGATATAATACCGGCAGGTGGATATTTTGTTGTGGTAAGGTCCGATACTGCCAACTGGTTAAACTATTATTCCATTTTATATAATAAGGTTGGATTACTAACATTAAATGGATCAGAGATATTCAGCCTTCATGATGCAGGGGGCACTTTAATAGATTCCACCATGACTTTTGGGTTATCTTAT containing:
- a CDS encoding endonuclease, with the translated sequence MKKLLIAVAIISTAFSSVSAVELFPGVTGRPLIDSLRKYYKTATVLGYDGARDKMYGEIDIQEDSLTCVYTGFTMHGGPTADPTAWAYDNAAGINCEHTWAQFYLDSTKTESDMHHLFPTECDVNSSRGNLPFGESIDNQTTEWYRYEDVLTSIPGSNINEYSERLVNVKFEAREIQKGNTARAMFYVLTMYQLGDTSDAWWTGQKYDLRNWHTIDPSDSTEKSRTWKIAAYQQNKPNPFVIDSSLVDRCYFPEYWNTSVYFASVAITKTEGDAPFNIAVSIAIPSAGSATSVQVVLTGGTGTVADINDYTTQTLTFPAGSSANQNAVITITDDALVEGTETLIFKLRNVSGGTSAAIGADSVFILTLGDNDDVTAPVITSGPTVTGITSSTATISWTTDEASNSWVYYGLTTSYSDTAKNESDVTNHSVGLSGLSASTNYHYKVSSTDPMNNGPTYSGDNTFTTTATGGYTVVISEVNEQRSSLTGFSNEYVELFNNTASAINLNSWTLRQYNSTLTTTFTSSDIIPAGGYFVVVRSDTANWLNYYSILYNKVGLLTLNGSEIFSLHDAGGTLIDSTMTFGLSYWCQYRTRPFSSGILSASWYGDAANSTSATYGTPGGANPNDPLGVELAYFTALGEPGQITLKWTTASEINSYQWQIWRSLDSLNYYQLMISLPTAGTSNEIHNYGWIDKNVFAGVDYYYRLLEKDVNGDTAVYGPVRAAATPSISENDPGHWVSCSPNPFRNNITFRYNLSQPGPVKLDIYNISGQLVKSFFENNGQAGQNYFDWNGRGEGGKACPAGIYFFRLTANGINQNGRVILIK